The Sphingobacteriales bacterium nucleotide sequence GCTCTGCCTAGCCTCTCGGCCAACCGACCATTTTGCTAAATGGAATGCAAATATACATCTTTTTTTATTCCTACAAAAAATATTTTTACATTTCTATTATTACAATTGCATTATTAATATTTCCAACAATTGGTGGATGCATTTTCTTTATTTGAACTTTTATAGTATTTTCTTGTGAAATTTGTCTTTTTAACTCAAGAATTATTCTTTCAGCCAAATGTTCAATCAATTTCACCGTTTGTTCCATTTCCTTTTGTACAGCATTATAAATCAACTCATAATTTATAGTATTATTCAAGTTATCTTTGTTATATTCATTTGATTTTGTGCTAATATATACATCTACAATAAAAGTAGTTCCTATCTTTTGCTCTTCAGTATAAAAACCATGATATGCAAAAAATTCCATTCCTTCTAATCCAATAGTTTGTTTTTTTTCCATAATTTGCACACAGCAAATGTACATTAAAAATGAGTAATACTTTTATCAATTCTTACAGAAATTTTGATTATTTACAACTAGATGACTTTTTATCTAATGAACAAATCCTAATAAGAAACAGTGTTCAACAATTTGTAAATAAAGAAATACTACCAATTATTGATGATTGCGCTCAGAATAATATGTTTCCAAAGCAACTACTAACATCATTAAGCGAGCATTTCGCATTTGGTGCTATGATACCAAAAAAATATGGTGGTGCAGAATTAGATGCAATAAGTTATGGAATTATAATGCAAGAATTAGAACGTGGTGATTCAGCAATAAGAAGTTGTGCAAGTGTACAAAGCTCATTAGTCATGTATCCAATCTTTCAATTTGGGTCAGAAGAACAAAAAGAAAAATTTCTACCCAAATTAGCCAAAGCAGAACTAATTGGTTGTTTTGGGCTAACAGAACCAAATCATGGAAGCGATCCAGCAAGCATGGAAACAAGATTAATAAAAAATGGCGATAAATATATTCTAAATGGTACAAAAATGTGGATTACAAATGCACCAATTGCTGATATTGCAATTGTTTGGGCTAAGAATGAAAACAATCATGTGGTTGGTTGTATTGTAGAAAAAGGTATGCAAGGATTTTCAACAAATGAAATAAAAAAAAATGGAGTTTAAGAGCATCAATTACTGGAGAATTAATTTTTGATAATATAGAACTAGATGAAAAAAATATACTACCATTGGCAAAAGGATTAAAAGCACCATTAAGTTGTCTATCATCAGCAAGATATGGAATATCTTGGGGTGCATTAGGTGCTACCATGGATTGTATACACACTGCAATTGAATATAGTAAACAAAGAAAACAATTTGGAAAACCATTAGCAAAATTTCAATTAACACAAAAGAAATTAGCAGAATTATATACTGAATTAGTTAAAGCTCAATTATTAGCATTAAGAGTTGGACAATTGTATAACGAAAAAAAAGTTACACCAGCACAAATATCAATGGCAAAAAGAAACAATGTTGAGTTGGCAATTAGAACAGCAAGAGAATGTAGACAAATTTGTGGAGCAATGGGTATTTTAGGTGATTTTCCATTCATGCGCCATGCTATGAATTTAGAAAGTGTAATTACATATGAAGGCACGCATGAAGTGCATTTACTCATTACTGGAATGGACATTACTGGCGAAAATGCTTTTGAATAACTCATTATCATTAACTGTAATTTGGTATAATTTTAGATATTAACATAGTTACAATAAATTAATTGCAATAATTAAAAAAAACTTTAGATTTTTGTTTCGTATAAATATAATGACGAATATGAAGAATTTAATGAACGTATTTATAATTGCATTTTTTTTCATGCAAATTGCGAATATAAATGCTCAAGTTGTACAAAGAAAATCAGATAAAGAATTCACAATAAGTGGAATTGTAATTGACAAAGAAGCTAATGAAGAACAAATCGGTGTAAATATTTATGTAGAATCTGATAAAATGAAAGGCACAATCTCAGATTTTGATGGCACTTTCTCATTAAAAGCAAACGAAGGTGATATAATCATTTTCAAATATGTAGGATATCAAGATTACAGACACACTGTAACCAAAGATGAAGAAAATCTAAAAGTTATATTACAAACAGAAGCATTACAACTAAATACAGTTGTAATTTCAGCATCACGTAGAAAAGAAAAAATATTGGATGCACCAGCATCAATTACAACAATAGATGCAAGTTCCATTCAGAAAAAACAGGAACTGATATGGGCGATCATCTAAAAAATATTTCTGGTGTATACATGCAAAAAACAGGAATAAATAGTGGTACACCATCTATTCGTGGTTTTAGTGGATACTTTACATCTGATGTACTTTCATTAAGTGACTATAGAGTGGCTAAATTACCAAATACAGGTCTTACACAATATCAAATGCTTACAGGTGGCGATGATGATATAGATAGAATTGAAGTACTAAGAGGACCAGCAGCAGCACTTTATGGACCAAATGCTAATAATGGTGTAATACACTTTATCTCAAAATCTCCGATAGATGCTCAAAAGATGAAAGTCTATACAAGCATTGGATTTAGACAAAAAATCAAAGGACAAATTTATATGCAAGGTGATGATACACCAAGATACGATGAAGACGATTTGTTTAAAAGAGGTATGTACACTGTTGGATTATTTATTGCAGATACAATTGCAAATAAAAATCCAAAAGTAAAATTAGGCTATAAACTATCTACAAAATATTTCAGAGCATTAGATTGGAAATACGACGATCCAGGTGATCCATCAGAAGTTATTCAATTTAGAGCATCTAGTGATAGTGTATATTATTATAGAGCAGATGGAACTATTGACCCAAATGGGAAAGGAGAGAAGGTAAATAATGAGCGTGATGAGCAAATCAATAATGGTTCTGTAGATGGCAGATTTGACATTAGAATAAAAGATGATATTAATATCGTATTTAATGGTGGATTTACAATATCAAATGGATTAATAACAAGTCCAGTTGGTGCATTTCAAAACAAAGGATGGAGATATTACTATGCACAAACACGTTTTAGTTGGAAAGATTTCTTTGCACAATTTTACGTTAATGGAAATAACTCAAATAAAACAATTGTAGTTCCAGCTGGTGGACAATATATTGATAAATCTAAGATGTATGCATTACAACTACAACATGCATCTACATTTTTAAAGAGAATATTTTTAGTATATGGTTTTGATGCATTTTGGACTAGACCAGAAACTGAAGGAACTATAAATGGGAAAAATGAAGACAAAGACAATATAGATGAATATGGTATTTATTTTCAAGGCGATTATAAATTGCACCCACGTTTTAATATAGTTGTAGCATCAAGATTAGATTATAACACAGTCAATAAAAAAGTAATATTTTCACCTAAAGTTGCCATTGCTTACAAACCAGGTACTGGACAAAATTTAAGATTCACATTCAACAGAGCATTCAAAACACCAGCATCAGCAGCATATTTCGTAGATGCAAAACAAGCTGAAATTCCAGTTGGAATTGAAGTAAGAAACGTAGGTACACCAAGAGATGGTTTTCAATACAGTTTTGCAAACAATCCAGCATACAACAATCAATTATTACCACAATTTAGGTCACCTTATGCATCAGACAATAATGCATATTACAATGTTGGTGATGGAAGTATAAACAATGCCGCTTGGACAGGAATAAAAAATGCCATAAAAAGTCAATTCCTAGTACAATTTGGGTTCGATCCAAATAGTCCATTATCTGGCGTTGCAGATTTATTAATCAATGCATTAGCACCAGCTACTATTCCAGATTCTATTGGACACAAAGTTAAATCATTAAATACAACAACTCAAAGATTTGTTGAAAATAACAATTGGGTAAAAACAAAAGATATTCCAGGATTAAAACCTACAATTACACACAGTTATGAGTTAGGTTACAAGGGATTACTATTTAAAATCTTAGGACTTTCATTAGATGTGTATAGAACTGATTATAAAAACTATGTTGCACCAGTTACAATGACAACACCAACAGTACAGTTTAATTCAAATCAATTATTATCAGTTGTTGGTCCACAAATCTTACAAAATTATAATGACCCAGCTAACGAAATTATAAAAGTTGCTCTAGATGCTGTACTAGACAAAGATCCAACACTAGGCGGAAATAACAATGGAACAGGAAGCGATGAATTATTGAGTTTATTCCAAGAAGCATTAGATAACTTACCTATTGGTGTAATTACGCCAATGCAAGCAAACAGACCAGATATGTTATTGATAACTAGAAATATTGGTGATGTAACATTCTATGGTTTAGACTTTGGAGCAAATCTATATTTAGCAAAAAATCTTGTTTTATCTACAAATTATTCTTGGGTAAGTAAAGATTCTATTCCAATTGATGATGCAATTTTCAACTTTATTGCATTAAACGCACCAAAACACAAATTCAATGTAGGAATTAATTACAGTATTGAAAAATTGGATTAAGCTTTGGAACTAGATTTCAGTGGAATTCGGGTTTTCCAGTAAATTCAGGAAACTTCATTGGATATCAGAAAGCCACACATGATATGGATTTAGATATATCTTATACACCTAAATTTTGGAAAGATAAATTCAATGTAACAGTATCAATACAAAATTTATATAGTAATAAACAACAAAGAATGATAGGGTCACCAGTTATTGGAACAACAGGACTGATGCGCTTGTCATACACAATGTAATTATATCAAATTACAAAGACTTTACTTTTGTAATAATTATTAAAATTAGTTAAAATTTATTGCGATTTTATTATAAAAATCGAAGTTATAATATTATTTTCGTCAAAAATTATTTAAAATAATGATAGTTTCAGTTCCTAAAGAAACCAAATTTAAAGAAAATAGAGTTGCAATCACTCCAGCTATTGCCAAAGATTTAATAGCAAAAGGTTTTAAAGTATTAGTAGAAACAGATGCAGGCTTAAAATCATTCTTTTCCAATGAAGCATATAAAGAAGTTGGTGCAGAATTAGTTGACGCAACTGCTTGTTACTCAAGTGCAGATATTGTATTAAAAGTTAATGCACCAATTGCATCAGAAATTGCACAAATGAAAAAAGGTGCAGTACTAATATCTTTTATGTGGGCAGGCACAAATCCAGAATTAGTAGAATCTTGTGTACAAGCAGGCATTTCAGCATTTTCTATGGATGCTGTTCCACGTATTTCAAGAGCTCAAAAAATGGATGCATTATCATCACAAGCAAACTTAGCTGGATATAAAGCAGTTTTACTTTGTGCAAATGAGTTAGGTAAAATATTACCAATGATGACAACAGCAGCTGGTACACTTAAACCATCAAAAGTTGTAATATTTGGCGCTGGTGTTGCTGGTCTACAAGCAATTGCAACTGCAAAAAGATTAGGTGCAATTGTAGAAGTATCAGATATCAGACCAGAAACAAAAGAACAAGTAGAATCATTAGGTGGAAAATTTATCGAAGTAAAAGGAGATGATACCATCAAAATGGAAGGTGGATATGTAAAAGGTGTATCTGAAGAATTTTTGAAAAAACAACAAGAATTAGTTGGGAAACACGTTGCAGAAGCAGATATCGTAATTACTACAGCATTAATACCAGGAAGAAAAGCACCAGTTTTAGTTACTGAAGACATGATTAAATCAATGAAATTTGGTTCTGTAATTTTAGATATGGCAGTTGAACAAGGTGGGAATGTAGTTGGTAGTAAACTAAATGAAAATGTAAATATTAATGGAATAACTATTATTGGAGAAAGCAACATACCATCATTATTACCAATGAATGCAAGTGATTTATATGCGAAAAACATCCAAACATTACTATATCACTTAGCAAGTTCTGAAGGCTTCAAATGGGAAATGGATGAAGAAATCACAAAAGGCTCATTAATTGCTCACGAAGGAAAAAATATGAAATCATAATTAAAGTGATTTAATAATTCATACATTGTTAAATTGCTTCATTAATACATTACTAAATTATAATCAATATGGAATTTTTAGATTTTTTTGTAACCAACCGTGAAATGATATACTTCATTATCTTGGCAGTTTTTGTTGGTGTTGAAGTAATTGGTGGCGTACCAACAGTTTTGCATACACCATTAATGTCTGGAGCCAATGCAATACATGGAGTTGTTATTGTTGGAGCAATAATTGTTATGCTAGATACAGATCCAAATAATATTTTTGGCTTAATTCTAGGTTTTTTAGCAGTAATCTTAGGAACACTAAACGTTGTTGGTGGTTTTGTAGTTACAGATAGAATGCTCGAAATGTTTAAAAAGAAATAAAATAATTTATTATATATAATTATTTATAAAATTACACAATTATTAAATTATATTCATGCAAGGATTATTAGAAATATGTTACTTAATTGGTTCAATTACATTTATTATTGGACTAAAAATGATGGGAAATGCCAAAACAGCAAGAAATGGTAACTTAATTGGTGCTTTTGGAATGGGTATTGCAATACTTGGTACTATATTTTTGTTTAATAGCGAACACACATCACGCGAAGCAATAAAAATTGGATTAATATTTTCTGCAATTGGAATTGGTACTGGTATTGGTTGGATGACAGCTAAAAAAGTAGAAATGACCAAAATGCCAGAGTTAGTTTCTATGTTTAATGGAATGGGTGGTGCGTGTGCAGCACTTATAGGACTTACAGAGTTTGAACATAATATAGGTAATACATCAGCATTAGGTTTTATTATAGCTGGTTTAGTAATTGGAACAGTATCATTTTCAGGTTCAATAATTGCATATTTAAAATTAGCAGGAAAAATGAATAAGCCAATTCGTTTCCCACAATACAATATTTTCAACAATGTACTATTATTCGCAGTAATTATATTTTCAGTATATGTAGTATTGCAAAACCAAGTATTACCAACAAGCATTATTTGGATATTATTTGCAGTAGCCATTGTTTATGGTATATTATTTACAATACCAATTGGTGGTGCAGACATGCCAGTAGTAATTTCTTTATTAAACTCATTTACTGGTTTAGCAGCAGCATTTGGTGGATTTTTATATGACAATAAACCAATGCTTACTGGTGGTATTTTAGTTGGTAGTGCTGGTACCTTACTTACCTTAGCTATGTGCAAAGCAATGAACAGACCATTAAGTAATGTAATATTTGGTGCATTTGGTGGCGGTGGCGGTGGTGGAGCTGCTGCAGATACTGGAGAAAAAGGTACTATCAAAGATGTACAAGTATCAGACTTGGCAGTACAATTAAACTATGCAAAAAAAGTAGTAATTGTACCAGGATATGGCTTAGCAGTTGCACAAGCACAACATGTTATTCATGAATTAGAAAAATTATTAGAAGAAAGAGGCGTAGAAGTAAAATATGCAATTCATCCAGTTGCAGGACGTATGCCAGGACATATGAATGTACTTTTAGCAGAATCAAATGTAGAATATGATAAGTTAGTAGAAATGGAAGATATAAATCCTGAGTTTGCTCAAACTGATGTGGTATTGGTTGTTGGTGCAAATGACGTTGTAAATCCAGCTGCAAAAACTGACCCAAGTTCTCCAATTTATGGCATGCCAATTCTTGAAGTAGAAAATGCAAAAACGGTTGTTATCAACAAACGTTCTATGAATGCTGGCTACGCAGGTATCGATAACTTATTATTCTACAATCCAAAAACTTCTATGTTCTTTGGTGATGCTAAAAAAGCATTAACTGAATTAGTAAGTGAAATCAAACAATTATAATCACACATTAATAATTTCTAGTATTGATGCTTTTTTAATTGAGTGTTAATACTAAAAACTAATACTTTTCTTTATCTTGCAGTTTTGTAAATATTCACTAATATTATATGAATTCACTAACTGCAATCTCACCAATTGATGGACGATATAGAAATAAAATAACTGATTTAGAAAATTACTTTTCTGAATTTGCGCTCATCAAATATCGTATTAAAATTGAAATAGAATATTTTATATTTTTGGCTGATGTAATTGAAAACATCAATACTTTATCTCAAGAACAAATTTTAGAATTAAGAAGTATAAGTGATAATTTTTCTATGGAAGATGCAGAACGTGTAAAAGAAATAGAAAAAACCACAAATCATGATGTAAAAGCTGTTGAATATTTTATCAAAGAGAAAATTAAAGATGCTTCTCTAAAAGAAAAATCTGAGTTTATACATTTTGGACTT carries:
- the folB gene encoding dihydroneopterin aldolase encodes the protein MEKKQTIGLEGMEFFAYHGFYTEEQKIGTTFIVDVYISTKSNEYNKDNLNNTINYELIYNAVQKEMEQTVKLIEHLAERIILELKRQISQENTIKVQIKKMHPPIVGNINNAIVIIEM
- a CDS encoding carboxypeptidase-like regulatory domain-containing protein produces the protein MQIANINAQVVQRKSDKEFTISGIVIDKEANEEQIGVNIYVESDKMKGTISDFDGTFSLKANEGDIIIFKYVGYQDYRHTVTKDEENLKVILQTEALQLNTVVISASRRKEKILDAPASITTIDASSIQKKQELIWAII
- a CDS encoding TonB-dependent receptor produces the protein MGDHLKNISGVYMQKTGINSGTPSIRGFSGYFTSDVLSLSDYRVAKLPNTGLTQYQMLTGGDDDIDRIEVLRGPAAALYGPNANNGVIHFISKSPIDAQKMKVYTSIGFRQKIKGQIYMQGDDTPRYDEDDLFKRGMYTVGLFIADTIANKNPKVKLGYKLSTKYFRALDWKYDDPGDPSEVIQFRASSDSVYYYRADGTIDPNGKGEKVNNERDEQINNGSVDGRFDIRIKDDINIVFNGGFTISNGLITSPVGAFQNKGWRYYYAQTRFSWKDFFAQFYVNGNNSNKTIVVPAGGQYIDKSKMYALQLQHASTFLKRIFLVYGFDAFWTRPETEGTINGKNEDKDNIDEYGIYFQGDYKLHPRFNIVVASRLDYNTVNKKVIFSPKVAIAYKPGTGQNLRFTFNRAFKTPASAAYFVDAKQAEIPVGIEVRNVGTPRDGFQYSFANNPAYNNQLLPQFRSPYASDNNAYYNVGDGSINNAAWTGIKNAIKSQFLVQFGFDPNSPLSGVADLLINALAPATIPDSIGHKVKSLNTTTQRFVENNNWVKTKDIPGLKPTITHSYELGYKGLLFKILGLSLDVYRTDYKNYVAPVTMTTPTVQFNSNQLLSVVGPQILQNYNDPANEIIKVALDAVLDKDPTLGGNNNGTGSDELLSLFQEALDNLPIGVITPMQANRPDMLLITRNIGDVTFYGLDFGANLYLAKNLVLSTNYSWVSKDSIPIDDAIFNFIALNAPKHKFNVGINYSIEKLD
- a CDS encoding Re/Si-specific NAD(P)(+) transhydrogenase subunit alpha, whose product is MIVSVPKETKFKENRVAITPAIAKDLIAKGFKVLVETDAGLKSFFSNEAYKEVGAELVDATACYSSADIVLKVNAPIASEIAQMKKGAVLISFMWAGTNPELVESCVQAGISAFSMDAVPRISRAQKMDALSSQANLAGYKAVLLCANELGKILPMMTTAAGTLKPSKVVIFGAGVAGLQAIATAKRLGAIVEVSDIRPETKEQVESLGGKFIEVKGDDTIKMEGGYVKGVSEEFLKKQQELVGKHVAEADIVITTALIPGRKAPVLVTEDMIKSMKFGSVILDMAVEQGGNVVGSKLNENVNINGITIIGESNIPSLLPMNASDLYAKNIQTLLYHLASSEGFKWEMDEEITKGSLIAHEGKNMKS
- a CDS encoding NAD(P) transhydrogenase subunit alpha, giving the protein MEFLDFFVTNREMIYFIILAVFVGVEVIGGVPTVLHTPLMSGANAIHGVVIVGAIIVMLDTDPNNIFGLILGFLAVILGTLNVVGGFVVTDRMLEMFKKK
- a CDS encoding NAD(P)(+) transhydrogenase (Re/Si-specific) subunit beta, encoding MQGLLEICYLIGSITFIIGLKMMGNAKTARNGNLIGAFGMGIAILGTIFLFNSEHTSREAIKIGLIFSAIGIGTGIGWMTAKKVEMTKMPELVSMFNGMGGACAALIGLTEFEHNIGNTSALGFIIAGLVIGTVSFSGSIIAYLKLAGKMNKPIRFPQYNIFNNVLLFAVIIFSVYVVLQNQVLPTSIIWILFAVAIVYGILFTIPIGGADMPVVISLLNSFTGLAAAFGGFLYDNKPMLTGGILVGSAGTLLTLAMCKAMNRPLSNVIFGAFGGGGGGGAAADTGEKGTIKDVQVSDLAVQLNYAKKVVIVPGYGLAVAQAQHVIHELEKLLEERGVEVKYAIHPVAGRMPGHMNVLLAESNVEYDKLVEMEDINPEFAQTDVVLVVGANDVVNPAAKTDPSSPIYGMPILEVENAKTVVINKRSMNAGYAGIDNLLFYNPKTSMFFGDAKKALTELVSEIKQL